Below is a genomic region from Sorghum bicolor cultivar BTx623 chromosome 9, Sorghum_bicolor_NCBIv3, whole genome shotgun sequence.
TACCTTGGTACTCAAAAGGTACATTGAACATTTCTGCATactcagccaaccgttttcctgTCGCCTCAATTATTGCACGGGGGCGAAAACCTGGCTGAGGTGCATCTATGCCTGTGATACGAAGCTTAGGGGGCCCACCTTCTCGCTTCGCAAAGCGCTGGATTAGTGATGGCCACTGAAAGCCTAGTGTGATGCCAAAATCAATGATATGCACCTTTGGTCGTCCGTTTGATAGGTCTACAATTGTTTGGTTGGAGAAGTAGTATGCTACCTTAGAGAAAGGGCACACTGCAATGAAAAGGCGGTAGGCCTTTAACATGTCTGTGGCCCTTGTTCGTTTCTCCATCAGTTTCTGATACACATGACTCCCTGTTCCGGCCAAGCGTGCATCAAGACCATTTGCAAGGTAAAGTGCCAGCCTCTGAGAGCCATCTCCATATGGTGAAGCGTGACACCTTATCTTCTCCAGTAGGTCACTGGCAAATGGAAGGTTGTTTACTACGATTGCTTGTGCACACTGCATGAGATGAGCCCTGAGGTCAATCCCCTCCTCTTTCTTAACTCGCAACTTCACTTGCCCTTGACCATATCCTTTTCTCCAAACATTCTGCGAACTGTTGTTTGCTTGTTTTTCCTTGATTTCTCTAAGATGAGCAGCATCACAATTAAACTGCCAATCACAGAGCAGAACACTGTCAAACATTTCATCCCGGGTTGTTTCACTAGCCGAGATGGCCAAATGCTTACTGTTCCTTGCTTCCAaaaactccaagtccacatgGCTTCGTATTTTGCTTACATGCTTGCCCTTTTGTCCAATTGTTGCTTCTATCATTTGATTGGAATCAGAAAGCCCATTACTGTCCAGATCAACCAATTTCACAATACTGGGAACTAACTTATTTGCTTCCTCAGCACCTCTCTCAAATTGCAAAGACAAACGGTCACATTCAGAAGTCCAATCATGAGTTACCAGGTGCGTACCTTGTGGTCCTAAAACGTCATTGACAAAACAACCACTGCGTGCCTGTTTACTATAATTGTCTTGGGGACAATCTACTTCGGTATCTCCACTGATCATTGTCTCCTTAGGTGAGGATGGATATGTCTGTCCAAGAATATCATAAAATGGCTTCTCTATGGCCTGAAGTGCATCAAATTGTTGGTATATGCTGTCCTTCTCATCAGTGCCCTCATCCATTAACAGTTGGTTTATGTAGTCGAGAGTCATATTTGAGTTTATCTCACAATACTCAGGACTTTCCATTGTGTTAGCACTCCACTAGACCTAGCTTTCCTTGAAAAGTTACGATCTACAAAGATAGACCCCACCTTTCACTTTTGTTTCTTGGCCATGCCTAGAGGAATTTGCCTTCCAAAATATAATTGCCAAAATGTACCTTCACAACTGAGATGTCCTGTTTAGTAGCTGCAGCGAAAAAAGGATAAAAGTGGTCAGCATGCTGCTAGTTCTTCTGTCAACAGAACAGTGAAAGTCCTGCTCACTCATTAGATAGCTTGAAACTTTGTGCCTCACTGTTCGACTTAAATTTATGTCCCTACCTCTTCTAATTCACGGTGCCACATAAGTTCTTATTTACAATGCCACATAAGTTCCTCCTAAGTTGGATGATTTGTTTTATTTGTGCCCCTTAGGAAGTtgattaaaaaaatatgcatttGGTTATCAACCATTGAATTCCTTTTGAGCAACAATCCCAGAAGTAATCCCAAAGTTCACCGGCAGCTACATATTGTTTGCAAACCATATAACCAACAGAAGCACAACTTTATCTATTGCATGAAACGTAGAATAATTCTTCTAAAAATTGTAGCGATCTTGTTTTATCCGCATAATGTTGTGTATATATGTAGTGCTTACTTGGATTGCAAAGTCATACATTGGTAATTATAATCTTGGAACTCTGGAAGAGCATCTCCTGTTGAGAAAAATGTTGATGCATCAAAATTTAGGAGATGGCATTCGAAGTTGCATAGGAATAAAAGTTCAAACAGACTTTACTTGAAAAAGATGCAATTATAAACAACGCTTCTGCTTAGTTGATTGATGTGAATAGCAGAAACTTACCTGATGAAGCAGGTTAGCTTTCTTCAATCTCTCTTAGCCCTAGTGGATGGTGAAGAAGGTTAAAACCCATGAAATGAACTTGCTTTACAGACATTGGAGAGTATTGGTTGTTGTCTGGTGCTTAAAAAGAGACTGGAATTTCTTGCTGTGCTGATTATGAGCTTTTCTTGTTGATTAAGAAAATTATTTAGTGCTGGACTTTATCTCTTGTTGTCTTTTTCTCAACATTTTTCTGTATGGATGGGTTACCTTCCTTGTAAGCATCTTCTTGGCTTTCTGATTTGTTAACAATATGATTGTGGCATGAAGCTAACAGAGTTTTCCATATGTCTTGTGGGTACATTTCATCTGTCACAAACTATGCAACATTGTCTTTTTTTTACCATTCTAGCTGAATAACAATGCTGCCTAGTTTGTGACAGATGAAATGTACCCACAAGACATATGGAAAACTCTGTTAGCTTCATGCCACAATCATATTTTCTTTGTAGAAAGCTGTCACAGAAATATTTTCTTTGTAGCTTGGGTAAAAATCAGAATAAATCTGTATATGTGTGTATCACATTTGTGTGATGAACTTGAACTGTATGACTGCAGCTATAGATTTTTTTTCATGAAATTCCAGCTATTGATGTCATGCATCTTTTATCTCTTGTGTTCTCCCCTGGTACTTCTATATTCTCATGTTCATTTTTACATATTATAAATTATGCAATTCATTTGTGTCTATGGCGTTGAGTTGTCAAGACTTTGTTGGCTTGTCCCGTGAGAAATTCTCCTGGTCCTACATAAATCATGAAGAATTACATCTGGTGGGCCATGATCTATTTTTCTTCTGCTTTACAGTTACATGTTTTTATTCTTGAACTACACAGGAGAGCTGCGTGTCATTCATTaagaataataataaaaagatacataagGAGTAAGTGCTAAACTTCTGATTTTCCATAACTGGGCTAACCCTAGAGGGTTAGGAATATAGTGTCAtacacatgggcctcatgggcctcatACTCTAACACCCCCCCGCAGTCTGAACTACCGTCGCAGCGGAGTTTACAGACTGGACACGAAAGAAAAGAAGTACAACACACGAGCCCCCCACAGACACAACTAGCCACcggtgatgttgaggctggtgCGGAACTCGGCGAAGGTCGAGGACGGgagacccttggtgaagatgtcggcgaacTGGGAGGTGGTCGGGACGTGGAGGACCCGAACATCGCCGACAGCGACCCGGTCCCGGACGAAGTGTAGGTCGATCTCCACGTGCTTGGTCCTCTGGTGCTGGAccgggttggtggagaggtacaccgcactgacgttgtcgcagtagaccaGCGTGCTCCTGGAGAGGGGGCTGTGAagctcggcgaggagctgccgGAGCCAGGAAGCCTCAGCCATGCCGTTAGCAACAGCGCGGCactccgcctcggcactggagcgGGAGACAACCGGCTGACGCTTGGACGACCAGGACACGAGGTTGCCGCCTAAGAAGACGGCGTAGCCGGAGGTAGAGCGCCGAGTGTCCGGGCACCCGGCCCAGTCAGCGTCAGTGTAGACGACCAGCTCGGTGGAGGGAGACCGGTGAAGAAGCAACCCGTAGTCGACGGTGCCGCGGAGGTAGCGGAGAAGGCGCTTGAGAGCAGTCAGGTGGGGCTCTCGAGGATCATGCATGTGGAGACAAACCTGCTGCACGGCGTATGTGATGTCCGGCCTGGTGAAAGTGAGGTACTGAAGTGCACCAGCAAGACTCCGGTACGCAGTGGGATCTGCCACTGGACTACCCTCGGCCTCTGACAACTTGCCCTGAGTGTCAACCGGAGTGGGGCAGGGCTTGCAGCCAGTCATCCCTGCTCGCTCCAGGATATCAAGAGTGTACTGTCGCTGATGTAGAAGAAGCCCAGTGGGACGAGACTCAACAGTGACGCCAAGAAAGTGATGGAGGACACCCAGATCCTTCAGAGGGAACTCCAGCTAAAGAGCGCTGATGATGCGGCGCAGTAGTGAAGGACTGGAAGCTGTGAGtacaatgtcatcaacatagagcagCAGGTACGCAGTCTCGGCTCCATGGTGGTAGATAAATAGGGACGTATCTGACTTGGCCTCCACAAACCCCAGTGTCACCAAGAAAGCAGCAATCCGAGAGTGCCATGCCCGAGGGGCCTGCTTGAGACCGTAGAGAGACTTGTTGAGCCGGCAGACCATGTTCGATCGAGAGGAGTCAACAAATCCCGCTGGCTGACTGCAGTAGACTGTCTCAGTAAGATGCCCGTGCAGAAAAGCATTCTTCACATCGAGCTGATGCACCGGCCAAGAGCGAGCAAGGGCCAAAGAGAGCACTGTGCGGACAGTCGCCGGCTTCACCACAGGACTGAAGGTCTCATCGTAGTCGACCCCAGGGCGCTGAGTGAAACCCCGGAGAACCCAACGAGCCTTGTATCGCTCAAGGGTGCCATCAGCCCGCCGCTTGTGAGTCCAGATCCACTTGCCGGTGACAACATTGGCGCCGGACGGACGCGGCACCAGATCCCAAGTCTGGTTGGCGAGGAGCGCCGCGTACTCCTCTTCCATCGCGCGGCGCCAGTGAGGGTCCAACAGGGCGGCGCGGACGGAAGAGGGTACAGGAGAGACCTGCGTGTCGCCGGgcatcgccgcaagagcccgggacCGCAGGGTACCAGCCGCGTGCCGCGTCACCATCGGGTGGACATGACGCGGGTCGCGGTGAAGAATCGGCGGGTGGTACACCGGCGACACAGCACGTGCAGTCGGTGCCCACGGTGGCGGAGTAGGCGTGGCCGGCGGAGAGGAGACCACCGGTGGTGGCGACTGAGGCAGAGCGTAGAGGCCACCCCCGGTGGCGGAGGAGGCGGGACCGGCCGCGCCCGGCGCTGGTAGACGCGCACCGGCTGCGCGAAGCGCGCCGGGGGTCCAACAGGCACCGGCTGGGTGCAGGGTGCCGGAGGAACAGACACCGGCGTCCCCGGGCCCGCGTCAGGTGTAGTTGCAGGAACCACCTGGAGGGGCGTGGCCAACGGACCCGTGCAAGGCACAGAGCCCCGAGCCACACCGGTGGGCGACGAGCCGGGGCACAATGCCGGCGAAGACCTCGGTGGAGCAGATCCTGCAGGAAACAGTAAAGGTGGCTGGGCCACCGGGTCAGCGGGACACGACGAGAAGAAGTCGAGGTCAGGGGCGGAAGCcggtgtggtggtggtggagaaaGGGAAGACAAACTCATCAAACACCACATGGCGAGAGATGAGGACGCGACGAGAGGTAAGATCATAGCACCGGTACCCCTTGTGGTCCGGAGAGTACCCGAGGAAGACACAGAGAGTCGAACGGGGTGCCAGCTTGTGGGGAGCAGTGGCCGTGGTGTTAGGGTAGCACGCACACCCGAAAACACGAAGGTGGTCATACCGAGGAGGGGTGCCGAACAGAGCATGATGAGGGGTAGGAGCGGGACAGGCAGTGGAAGGAAGGCGGTTAAGGAGATAGGTGGAGGTGTGCAGGCTCTCAGCCCAGAAGCGAGCGGGTAGGGACGCCTGGAGTAGAAGGGTGCGGATGGTGTCGTTGGTGGTGCGAATCATGCGCTCAGCCTTGCCGTTCTGGGAGGAGGTATACGGACAGGACATGCGCAACTGGACACCGTGTGAGAGAAAGAAGGCACGGGAGGTGGAGTTATCGAATTCCCGGCCATTGTCACACTGGACGGCCTTGATGGTGAGGCTGAACTGAGTAGACACCCAGGCGAAAaagtggagaagagtggggaaaGCATCAGACTTGGCACGTAGGGGAAAAGTCCAAGAATAATGAGAAAAATCATTGACCACCACTAAATAGTATTTGTAGCCAGAAATGCTGAGGACAggagaagtccaaaggtcgcagTGAACAAGATCGAACACCCGAGAGGCATgagaagaagaggactgaaaaggAAGACGGACATGACGGCCCAGCTGGCACGCATGACACAAGGGCTCATCATGAGTCCGAGGGCACCGAATGTCAGAACTACGACTCAGTTGTGTCAAAGCATCACGACCAGGATGGCCGAGACGACGGTGCCAGGTAGTGGAGGAAGGTGTCGTGGTAAAGGCAGCTGACAAACTAGGAGGCGAGGTAGAGGACGCAGAGGTCGGAAACTGAAGGGTATAAAGGGGACCCGTGCTGTCGCAACGGAGAAGAGGTCGCCGGGATGCCAAATCTCTCACAGTAAGACCAGAAGAATCAAACTCAACCGAGCAGGAATTGTCAGCTGTAAACCGACGAATAGAAAGAAGGTTGTGAACCATAGAAGGGGCAACAAGGACGTCGGGAAGGCGAAAGGAGCCATGAGCGCCGGCGGCACCCACAGAGGTGACAAGAAGACACGAGCCATTGGCAACCATGATGGACGAAGGATGAGAGGAAGGAGGGTGAACGGAGGAGAGGATACTCGGGTCGGGAGTGGTGTGGTAAGTGGCTCCCGAGTCGGCGACCCAGTATGGCCCGACAGGAGGAGTCGGAGTCATGGCGCTGAAACAGTTGGCCAAGGCCGTCGGGCCCCAACCGACAGGCCTGGGCAATACGGCGGGAGGTGGGGCCCCAGGAGATGCGGAAAGAGACCCTGGAGGAGCACAAGCGAGCATGGCCGTCGCCGGGCGAGGAGTTGCACCGCCGGGAGCCTGGAGAGGCAACATGGCCCGCGACCACGGGTTGTGGAAAGATGCCCAGGCCGCCGGGTCCCCACCAACAGGTCGGGCCCCCGGAGGAGCACCTGTGAGCACCGCCGCAGGTGGGTGAGGCTCACTGTTTCCACGTCGACGGCGATGGCTGCCACttcgccccccccccccaccctcgCTCGGCTCGGAGGGAGGAGGGCCAAGAGGAGACGACGGCAGCGGAGGAGTAGTCCAGGCAGCGATgcgggcggcggcagcagcaccaGGGAGGGGAGCACTGAGCCCCGGGCACACGTCAGGCGGCCCCCCCAACCCTCGCTCAGCCCGGGCGGCGTCGAGGGCGGTGGCGAGGGCATTGGCAGCAGCGCCAGGGAGGGGCGCGCCTGGAGGCCGCGCTAGGCCCGCGCTCGCGCCAGGACTGGCTGCGCCGGGGGCCGCACCTGCGCGCAgcgagggaggagggagaaCGGCAGCCGCGGCCAGGAggagggaggcggcggcggcgctgggtgGAGCAGCCCCCTGCGGACGGGCGGGTGCGCCCCCTGGCGGGCGAGCACCTGCTCCTGGCTCGGGCGCGTACAGGCCTGGTGTAGCAGCCGCCGGTGGACGGGCGGGCGCGTCCCTGGGCGCGACCCCCAGCGGACGGCCGCCAGGCGCGTGCGCGCCCCCCTGCGGAGGGGCAGAGGCGGGCGGACGGCGGGCGGCTGCCGGCAGGGCACCTGGCGGGCGCGCGGCTCCGGGCGCGTACAGGTCCGCCgccggcggacggccgccagGTGCAGGCGCGCCGCCCTGCGGAGGGGCAGAGGCGGGCGAAGCAAGGGGTGGGAAGCTATAGGAGGCGGGGAATGGAGGAGGTGCAGCCATGGCAGAGGCGCACGCCGGCCAGCCGGCGGCTggcagcaggcggcggcggctggggaaggagagggaggggagAGAGAACCTAGCTCGATACATGCTAAACTTCTGATTTTCCATAACTGGGCTAACCCTAGAGGGTTAGGAATATAGTGTCAtacacatgggcctcatgggcctcatACTCTAACAGTAAGtaatcccctccaggcaccccCATCGGGTTTAGTTAGTTCAGCACTCTAGAAAATAAACTAGTAAAACACGGCCAGCAGCCTAAAACAACTAAGGACCAAGGGATCCAGGACCTACGACCTAGCAAGGAACTCATGTAATGCCGAGGCTCCCACCATACACCATAAACTACTCATTGGCCACAGATTGATGCAGCACCTCTATGCTAGGCCTAGCACCTTCAAAAACACAAGCATTTCGGTATTTCCATAATTCCCAAGCAACTAGGATGATCAGACTATTGAGGCCTTTGCACGAACCCCTTGGAATGCCTTTGTTGGTGCTACACCACCGACCAGAGAAGTGAGTATTATATCCTTGAAGAGCAAAAGTCAGCAAGCTCAGCTTTTATAAGCTTTTCGGCTATGTGAAGGTTTACAGCTATAACTGCACAAGTAAAACTACAATAGCTTCAGAACTAACCACTACTCGCGAGCAGAACAGCTAGGCCTTAGGCACTGACCGGGCACCGCCAAAAACAAGTTACTAGGGTTTCATATATAATCATCTAACTTGGTAGTTCCCAACTGCAGTGCAACACTGCTTTTGTCATTTTTAATTTAGCTCCATCCGTTGCTCTTTGTAAAGGAGGATGATAAAATTAACCGCATTCCTAACATGTTACATGCATAGGAACCTTGTGTTGATCAATACCACCTCCATCTTCTGACCAGAGATGGCATTTGCTCTGAACATTGATGCCGTCAATTTTGGGAGGTAGACACTGCAATAATTACCTTTTTCAGAAAATTCTGCATTCAGAAATGTTATTGCTGCCAATTTCATATCCAATAGGACCTAACAGGCTGAGAGCTCACTAACTAAAAAAATGCCAAATTAACTCAGCATCTTTCTGGAAGTCTGTTAAGAACATAAACAAAATGGCAATAAAAGAAATTATTTTGTAGCTACACTTctctaaatatgttttcattatATGCACAAATTTTAAAAATGGAGTGTCAATAGTGCAATGCCCAGGTCATCTCCTTTTGAGATAATCTCCTACATTCACCAGAGAAAATAATTAACTTGTAGTCATCTGTAATCCAGATTTATTATGTGCAATTGCATAACTATATACAGTAGGCTGAAATTGCGTTAAGCAcctacaagcatgcatatgaagaACCGTTTGAAGCTTCTTTCTGATCAGGTTATGATTTATTAGGCTTCCATTTggatatctcacaaattactatCCTTTTCCATCCTTGTAGCTGCCAGCGGCTGCCTTCATCAGCAACAAAAGCCCATGATAAACCCCTTTCTTTGTATCTGCCTATCTGGTACTAAATTCAAGATGACTGGATTGACATAAAGCTGCTCGCTTTGAGAAATTTTACTTGCTACTACTTAAGCAAAAGCCAATGTCTTATACAATCGTTTCAATATCAGTTCAGCCAACAAACTAAGCAATTCGAGGTACTTTGAACCTTTCTGCTGAAGATTGCGTAACCAGCTTGGAGGTTTCAAATTAACTAAAGTTTATCACATCATTATTACAAGTGTCATTGACTTCCAAACAAAATATTGTCTTTGATCCTAGTACTTGTTAATCTATGAATCTTTACGTTTCCATGAAGAAAGTGCATGCATTATCCTTCCTTTCCATCCCTGCAGCAACCAGCCACTATCTTCGTCAATGACAAAGTCTTCATGATAAAGCTCCTTTCTGTCTAGTGAACTCTTTAGAATGGTCTGATTAACAGGAAGTTGCTTGAACCCAGCCTTGAGGATTCTTACTTGCCATTGTTTGTAACTCTCTGGCCTCTCGATCCTCTCTGCACCTTCACATGCTACAACATTAAACACATCTGCCCCAAGGAGATCCCTCTCTATCAGGATCCTTGCCTCGTGATTCTGTGCAACAGTTGAATTTAGCATGTCAAACTGTGATGAGTAATAGAACAAAGCCTCTCTGAATCGTGGTAGGAAGAACGGGGAGCTGTACAACCCATTCATGACACCAATTATGAGAACATTTGGATTCATCCTCTTCATGATACGCAGTACCCTATCCCTTGCACTATCTATGTCTTCTGTCTCATCGCCAAGGTTTTTCATTTTGTGCAAGCAGTTGACTATGAGCACCTCGTCCTTGTCAATGTTGAGATCTGGAATGTATATGTCTTCCCATCGTGAGGCAACACCTTGGTACTGAAAAGGTACATTGAACATTCTTGCATACTCAGCCAACCGCTTTCCTGTCTCCTCAATTGTTTTGCAGGGGCGAAAACCTGTCTCAGGTACATTGATACCTGTGATGCGAAGTTGAGGGGGTCCACCTTCTCGCTTTGCAAGCCGCTGGATTAGCGATGGCCATTGAAAGCCAAACAAGATGCCAAAATCAATTATATGCACCCTTGGTCGACCCCCCAGTACATCAACGATTGTTTTATTGCCAAAGTAGTATGCTACCCTGACGAAAGGGCTTGCTGCAATGAAAAGGCTGTAGGCCTTCAGCATGTCTAAGCAGCTTGTTTGCTTCACCACTAACTTCTGATACATTTGACTCCCAGTCCCAGCCACACGTGCCTCAAGAGCATCTGCAAAATAAATTGCCAGCCTCTGAAAACCATCTCCATATGGCGAAGAATGATGCCTGATCTTTTTCAGTAGCTCACTGGCAAATGGATGGTTGTTAGATGATATCGCCTGTGCACACTGGATTAGAAGAGCCCTGAGATCAACCTCTTCCTTTTCTTGCTTCTTACCTTGTGACTTCTCTTTTCCTTGGGCGGATCCTGTGTTTCGAACATACTGCAGAGATATGTTTGCTTCTTTTGCCTTCATTTCTCTAAGGTGAGCAACATCGCAATGATACTGTTCATCACAGAGCAGAACTCTGTCAAATATTTCATCCCGGATTATTTCACTTGTTGAGATTGCTGAATGCTTACTGTTTCTCCTCTCCAccaactccaagtccacatgAGGGTGGCTCCTTATTTTGTTTGTATGCTTGCTATGTTGTCCAATTGTTGCCTCAATTGTTTGTTTGGAACTGGAAAGGCCATTGCTCTCTGGATCAACTACCAATTTCTCGATACTTGGAACAAGCTTCCTTGCTTCCTCAGCAGTTCTGTTGAATTGCAAAACCACATTGCAAAGTTCAGAACCGCCATCTATGTCTATCAAGCGCACAGCCTTGCACCCAAGAATATCACTGACAGAGCTACCACTGCATTCCAGGTCATGATAATTGTTGTTAATATCATCAGGGAAATTTGATTGACTGCCACTATTGATCACAGTCTGTTTAGGTGAGGATGGATATGCCTTTCCAAGAATATCGTAGAAGGGCTTCTCCATGGCCTGGAGTGCATCATGATGTTTGTATGTGCTAATATTCTCATCAGCGCTTTCTTCCATCAATAGTTGGTTTACATAGTTGAGAGTTATGTTTGAGTTTATCTCACAGTACTCAGGGTTGTCCATTGCTCCAAAGTTTCACTGGCTAGCTTTTCATGAAACACTTTATGATATACATAAGATAGATCCAATCTTCAATAAGTGTTTCTTGACCACTCAATGGGGGGATTTCCTTTCAAATGTTATTACTGCAAAATGTGCCTTGGAGTTGAAAACCAACAACTTCCATTGTTGTCTACAGTAGAAAAGAGTAAATGTATGAGAATGCTGCTATTTCTTCTGTATAGAACAGAACTGAACTGAAAGCTCCAAAAACAATTTATTTAACATGGAATTGCTCTTGAGGAACAATCCCAAAACAAGGAAT
It encodes:
- the LOC110430234 gene encoding uncharacterized protein LOC110430234, which gives rise to MTGCKPCPTPVDTQGKLSEAEGSPVADPTAYRSLAGALQYLTFTRPDITYAVQQVCLHMHDPREPHLTALKRLLRYLRGTVDYGLLLHRSPSTELVVYTDADWAGCPDTRRSTSGYAVFLGGNLVSWSSKRQPVVSRSSAEAECRAVANGMAEASWLRQLLAELHSPLSRSTLVYCDNVSAVYLSTNPVQHQRTKHVEIDLHFVRDRVAVGDVRVLHVPTTSQFADIFTKGLPSSTFAEFRTSLNITGG
- the LOC8067317 gene encoding scarecrow-like protein 9, whose protein sequence is MDNPEYCEINSNITLNYVNQLLMEESADENISTYKHHDALQAMEKPFYDILGKAYPSSPKQTVINSGSQSNFPDDINNNYHDLECSGSSVSDILGCKAVRLIDIDGGSELCNVVLQFNRTAEEARKLVPSIEKLVVDPESNGLSSSKQTIEATIGQHSKHTNKIRSHPHVDLELVERRNSKHSAISTSEIIRDEIFDRVLLCDEQYHCDVAHLREMKAKEANISLQYVRNTGSAQGKEKSQGKKQEKEEVDLRALLIQCAQAISSNNHPFASELLKKIRHHSSPYGDGFQRLAIYFADALEARVAGTGSQMYQKLVVKQTSCLDMLKAYSLFIAASPFVRVAYYFGNKTIVDVLGGRPRVHIIDFGILFGFQWPSLIQRLAKREGGPPQLRITGINVPETGFRPCKTIEETGKRLAEYARMFNVPFQYQGVASRWEDIYIPDLNIDKDEVLIVNCLHKMKNLGDETEDIDSARDRVLRIMKRMNPNVLIIGVMNGLYSSPFFLPRFREALFYYSSQFDMLNSTVAQNHEARILIERDLLGADVFNVVACEGAERIERPESYKQWQVRILKAGFKQLPVNQTILKSSLDRKELYHEDFVIDEDSGWLLQGWKGRIMHALSSWKRKDS
- the LOC110430288 gene encoding scarecrow-like protein 9, which translates into the protein MESPEYCEINSNMTLDYINQLLMDEGTDEKDSIYQQFDALQAIEKPFYDILGQTYPSSPKETMISGDTEVDCPQDNYSKQARSGCFVNDVLGPQGTHLVTHDWTSECDRLSLQFERGAEEANKLVPSIVKLVDLDSNGLSDSNQMIEATIGQKGKHVSKIRSHVDLEFLEARNSKHLAISASETTRDEMFDSVLLCDWQFNCDAAHLREIKEKQANNSSQNVWRKGYGQGQVKLRVKKEEGIDLRAHLMQCAQAIVVNNLPFASDLLEKIRCHASPYGDGSQRLALYLANGLDARLAGTGSHVYQKLMEKRTRATDMLKAYRLFIAVCPFSKVAYYFSNQTIVDLSNGRPKVHIIDFGITLGFQWPSLIQRFAKREGGPPKLRITGIDAPQPGFRPRAIIEATGKRLAEYAEMFNVPFEYQGIASQWEDICIENLNIDNDEVLIVNCMYRTKYLGDETEDIDSARDRVLRTMKRINPEVLILGVLNGLYSSPFFLPRFREVLFHYSALFDMLDATALRSHEDRIQLERDLFGPEALNVVACEGAERIERPETYKQWQVRCLKAGFKQLPVDKAILKRSIDEKNKHYHEGFVIDEDSRWLLQGWKGRIMHAVSSWKPKESYTNQ
- the LOC8068664 gene encoding basic proline-rich protein, translating into MENQKFSMYRARFSLPSLSFPSRRRLLPAAGWPACASAMAAPPPFPASYSFPPLASPASAPPQGGAPAPGGRPPAADLYAPGAARPPGALPAAARRPPASAPPQGGAHAPGGRPLGVAPRDAPARPPAAATPGLYAPEPGAGARPPGGAPARPQGAAPPSAAAASLLLAAAAVLPPPSLRAGAAPGAASPGASAGLARPPGAPLPGAAANALATALDAARAERGLGGPPDVCPGLSAPLPGAAAAARIAAWTTPPLPSSPLGPPPSEPSEGGGGGRSGSHRRRRGNSEPHPPAAVLTGAPPGARPVGGDPAAWASFHNPWSRAMLPLQAPGGATPRPATAMLACAPPGSLSASPGAPPPAVLPRPVGWGPTALANCFSAMTPTPPVGPYWVADSGATYHTTPDPSILSSVHPPSSHPSSIMVANGSCLLVTSVGAAGAHGSFRLPDVLVAPSMVHNLLSIRRFTADNSCSVEFDSSGLTFSLTIKAVQCDNGREFDNSTSRAFFLSHGVQLRMSCPYTSSQNGKAERMIRTTNDTIRTLLLQASLPARFWAESLHTSTYLLNRLPSTACPAPTPHHALFGTPPRYDHLRVFGCACYPNTTATAPHKLAPRSTLCVFLGYSPDHKGYRCYDLTSRRVLISRHVVFDEFVFPFSTTTTPASAPDLDFFSSCPADPVAQPPLLFPAGSAPPRSSPALCPGSSPTGVARGSVPCTGPLATPLQVVPATTPDAGPGTPVSVPPAPCTQPVPVGPPARFAQPVRVYQRRARPVPPPPPPGVASTLCLSRHHRWSPLRRPRLLRHRGHRLHVLCRRCTTRRFFTATRVMSTRW